The segment AGGGGCGGTTCGCGAACCGCCCGTACACTGTCTCCTGCCACCTTATTTCAAATCCCAAATTCTAAATCCCAAACAAATTCAAATGACCCAAATCCAAATGATCCAAAAAAAAAGCGTTACGGTTTCCCTTGCCAATCGCCCCTGGCCACCAGCCCTTTGGGCCTTGAATAAAGAATAAGGAAGAAAGAATAAAAAGGCTCGAGTGCTGCATGATGATCTTGAAAGATCTCCAGGATGCACTCGGAATGAACTGCTTGGGGTCTTGAAAGAACTTGTAGAAGGCAGAAAGTAGAAAAAAGCATAAACAGGGTTTTTTCCTTATTTTTATTTCGACTTTCGACTTTTATCTTTTCACTTTCCCCGTTTGACTCCCTGACGAACAGGGCGTAAAGTGAAACTTGGAGGTATTCATGCGCATCGGCATCATTATTTGTGGACGTTACCAGACCTGCGGCGGCGGCAAATGCCTGCGCGCCATGCGGGAACGGGTCGGCGGTTTTGCCGTTTACCCCGCCGAAGAATCCCTTGAACTGGTCGGATATTCCTATTGCGGTGATTGCCCCGGCGGCAACGTAGAATACGTCCCCGAGGAGATGAAACGCAACGGCGCCGAAGCCATCCACCTGGCCACGGGCCTGGTGGTTGGATATCCCCCCTGCCCGCGCCTGCGCCAGTTTAAGCAGTTCATCGAGGCCCGCTACGAACTTCCCGTGGTGGTGGGCACCCATCCCATTCCGGAAAAGTACATGAAGATCCATGAAAAACTGCCCTTCTGGAAAGCCATGAACATGGATGAACTCGCGGGTCCCCTGATGCAGGAGGACCCTGAAATCCAGGCCGCCTATAACTGACTCAAAGACAGCGCTGACACTTTACTGCGAACTTTCGAAAATCCGCTTCATTCCGCAACCTGAACCAACCCGGCCGCTCCCCGTATAGAGAATATTCGGGCCGCGCAGCCGTTACCGGCAAAACGGATCCAATAACCCCCAGGAGGATGCATGAAACAATTTATCACTGCCATACTGGTATTCACGCTGGCCGTTTACCTGGCCGCTGAAGACAAAGAAGCGCGATTGCTGCGCACCCCCGACATCAACGGGGATCGCATCGTGTTCGCATACGCCGGCGACATCTGGACCGTGCCGGCTGCGGGGGGCAACGCCCGACGCCTCACATCCCACGAGGGCATGGAGATTTTTCCGCGCATCTCACCGGATGGCAAGTGGATCGCATTTTCCGGCGAGTACTCCGGCTCACGCCAGGTGTACGTGATTCCCGCCGACGGCGGCACGCCCCGGCAACTCACCTGGTACAACGACGTGGGAATCATGCCTCCGCGCGGCGGTTTCGACCACATCGTGCTGGATTGGACACCCGACAGCCGCCGTATCCTGGTCCGGGCCAACCGCACCCCCTACGGCAAGCGCATGGGCAAATACTTCCTGGTCAGCGTGGAGGGAGGATTGGAAACACCATTGTCCATCCCGGAAAGCGGCTTTGGTTCTTTTTCTCCGGATGGACGACAAATCGTTTACACTCCCATCTCGCGCGAATTCCGCACCTGGAAGCGCACCAGGGGCGGCCGCGCCCAGGATATCTGGATCTACAACTTGGAAAAGGACTCGGCCCGGCGCCTGACCACATTTGCGGGAACGGACCAGCATCCCTACTGGTTCGGCAATACCATCTACTTCACCAGTGACCGCAATCTAAGGCTGAACTGGTACGCCCACGACCTGGAAAGCGGCAATACCCGCGAGGTCACCCGCTTCAGCGACAACGACGTATTGTGGCCCTCCGGCCACAACGGCTTGCTGGCATTTGAGAAGGGCGGACGCATTCATGTCCTGGATACCGCCACTGAAGAAACCCGGGCCGTTTCCGTACGCATTGCCTCGGATCGACCGCAAACCCTGCCCCGGTTCCGCAATGTCGCTGAATTCGTGTCGCGATTCGGCTACGCCATCTCTCCATCCGGCAAACGGGCGGTTTTCGACGCCCGCGGAGATATTTATACCGTGCCCGCGGAAAAAGGCATCACCTATAACCTGACACGTTCCCAGGGTGTGCGGGAAATGTTTCCCGCCTGGTCTCCGGATGGAAAAGCCATCGCCTGTATATCGGACCGCACCGGAGATTACGAGATCTTCCTGCTTGATCCGGCTGCCAAAACCCCGCCGCGCCAGTTGACCCGCGACCACAAAGTGTGGAAATACCCGCCTTCCTGGTCGCCCGACGGCGCCAGCCTGCTGTTCGCGGACATGAACCGCAAGCTTCAATTGCTTGATGTGGCTTCGGGTAAAATCACCATAGTGGACCAGGGCGAGCGTGGAGATATTACAGATTGCGCCTGGTCACCCGACGGCAAGTGGATCGCGTATTCCAAGAGCGGTGACAATTTTTTGGATTCCCTCTACGTTTACTCTGTGGAAAAGCAAACAAGCCATTTGCTGTTTCATGATGGTTTTGACAACTACGCGCCCGAATTCTCCGCCTGTGGTCGCTACCTGTTTTT is part of the Candidatus Aminicenantes bacterium genome and harbors:
- a CDS encoding CGGC domain-containing protein: MRIGIIICGRYQTCGGGKCLRAMRERVGGFAVYPAEESLELVGYSYCGDCPGGNVEYVPEEMKRNGAEAIHLATGLVVGYPPCPRLRQFKQFIEARYELPVVVGTHPIPEKYMKIHEKLPFWKAMNMDELAGPLMQEDPEIQAAYN